In Leptospira sp. WS58.C1, a single genomic region encodes these proteins:
- a CDS encoding alpha-2-macroglobulin family protein, protein MRTRVSDRKKIIFSFLAILISALGLFYVKPNLFGSAAFYLGTDRSFGSGENAYVNLEGNGTVNYEFRVYKIADPKAFLTKKVKERLVQENNDGAFGNPIALFTRTLDKFRNDFRRVARKEFNSNTRSELKKTLGIDYEQPTEQKTLAIPAILKDQELVATFSIPTVTSFWAYRRIPVPIRDNGVYLVEGVSGSQLAYTILIKSGLNFLVKQSDSETFVYVGRKDSGEPVSDVDLTLFNLENGQAFQTGKTSSDGTYFYKGRSPVKGLVLAHKNGEYSVSDPEFYSSSFYGEGGPRAYIYTDRPVYRPGDTVYFKGIVRNFSQDDYRTISGAGVISIASEQGETSIPSVPINISGDNGTFSGEFIVPESENTTLGNYSLILNFRDKTFQTEFTVEAYKKPTFLVSVSVPKSNYLQREEVNALVKARYYYGQPVAGQEVAYRVFRRPKFDYSPVGTINFDASSDYLEQSGQSDKQELVLDGKGKLDSKGQYSISFKPDKSDADSVYTIIASVQSEDMTLDGSASFSVNRSAFFVRISKDNSVYEPGKEAKLTVSLIAYDKTLSEVERQKMVGNRNVDLILYNRDIQFVREANRSKISSLSVMTSASGVGTASFTIPKRGQFVLVAETKDPNGNLTKSETFFWASSVSDSIEIPFKDITLKPGKDIYSVGDTAEILVLSPVSNGHMVLTLEGNRIFKKEVVKMKGNALKYTVPITAEMSPNFTLSAVQFSGNDVYKSQVRVVAPPEQKFLKVGLDPGRKVYRPGDKAEIRLKTTGLGGNGVSAEVSLAIVDEAIYQIKEEKTPNIGTFFYHPRRNNVQTTLASAYKFFGYSENKRLKLALGKKGESVYSAMKNEDQARDRFKDTSYWNAKVKTGPDGTATVSFNLPDNLTSWRVTAIAITPDTKVGKGQTSFVTKKDLMILGGMPRFIIKGETQKVSATISNQSPSKLPIKVTIKAEGAKILGNSETTIHLEPGQNQSLHFDVQTLADPKIKSAKISILAAGSGYQDLLKSEIPLKTWGLPKTISDSLGMEEGEHSGVLNLEAPKELGDPRLEVRLSPASLPALRQSLDYLADYPYGCVEQTMSRFYPLLSAQKAGFINERLRKELPKMIDVGLKRVSELQRTDGGFGWFEGGVESDVLMSAYVYRGLAVSQKNGAKVSAPVLNRARAYLYDVLGKGDLSPNAKAYIIFSLSEGGNVEDSIVDGLVKSSAKLNQYGQALLSLILANKGKKAEASTWFKKGVESSGFGKKPFFKLTSYGKNPRWEEDRIETISALLSAGVRLGEDKVILANLASSLLSNRIELAWNNSRDTSAAVLALSEFLASIRESETPANVEVVLNGTSLKTVTLPPNSEQGELYKIPIPSELIRSGPNKVEVLKKDGPVLYATASLYYTDRSKKIQAYTNGIKVKRTYYKLKVDSNDITPVESKTFQAGDLVMVEVSVQKEGDADSYFQVEDSLLPGFSFLQRDAEYYAGDLKMEYLSRQVYDDKAVFFVGGPTKEFKVRYFIRAEVGGKYKVIPARASLMYYSEVTGASSDDEINVQ, encoded by the coding sequence ATGAGAACTCGTGTATCGGATCGTAAAAAGATAATATTCTCTTTTCTTGCAATTTTGATCTCTGCATTAGGATTATTTTATGTGAAACCGAATTTGTTCGGTTCCGCCGCTTTTTATCTAGGAACGGACAGAAGTTTCGGCTCCGGTGAAAATGCGTATGTAAATCTGGAAGGAAATGGAACCGTAAATTACGAATTCAGAGTGTATAAGATTGCGGATCCGAAAGCCTTTCTGACCAAAAAAGTAAAAGAAAGATTGGTCCAAGAGAATAATGACGGAGCATTCGGAAATCCGATCGCACTTTTTACAAGGACCTTGGATAAATTCAGGAACGATTTCCGTAGAGTTGCCAGAAAGGAATTCAATTCCAATACAAGATCCGAGCTGAAAAAAACATTAGGGATCGATTATGAACAACCTACCGAACAAAAAACTCTCGCGATCCCTGCTATTCTAAAAGACCAAGAATTGGTCGCTACCTTCTCGATTCCGACCGTTACTTCCTTTTGGGCATATCGCCGGATACCGGTTCCAATCCGAGATAACGGTGTTTATCTTGTAGAAGGAGTTTCCGGATCTCAGTTGGCTTATACAATTCTGATCAAATCGGGCTTAAACTTTTTAGTTAAACAATCGGATTCGGAGACATTCGTTTATGTGGGCCGCAAAGATAGCGGGGAACCTGTTTCCGATGTGGATCTCACTCTTTTTAATTTGGAGAATGGCCAGGCATTCCAAACTGGAAAAACAAGTTCTGATGGAACGTATTTTTATAAAGGAAGAAGTCCCGTAAAAGGACTAGTCCTTGCTCATAAAAATGGAGAATATTCGGTATCCGATCCTGAATTTTACTCCAGTTCCTTTTATGGAGAAGGCGGGCCGAGAGCTTATATTTATACGGATCGTCCGGTGTATAGACCGGGAGATACGGTTTATTTCAAGGGAATTGTCCGGAATTTCTCCCAAGACGATTATAGGACTATTTCCGGTGCAGGCGTGATTTCTATTGCCAGTGAGCAGGGAGAAACTTCTATCCCAAGCGTTCCGATCAATATCTCCGGAGATAACGGGACTTTTTCGGGAGAATTCATTGTCCCTGAATCGGAGAATACTACTCTCGGAAATTATTCTCTTATATTAAATTTTCGTGATAAAACTTTTCAGACCGAATTTACGGTGGAAGCGTATAAAAAACCTACCTTCCTTGTATCCGTATCCGTTCCTAAATCCAATTATTTACAAAGGGAAGAAGTAAACGCCCTTGTAAAAGCCAGATATTATTACGGCCAACCGGTTGCAGGACAAGAGGTTGCGTATAGAGTATTCCGCAGACCTAAATTCGATTATTCTCCTGTGGGAACGATCAACTTCGATGCTTCTTCCGATTATTTAGAACAATCGGGACAAAGTGATAAACAAGAATTGGTTTTGGATGGAAAAGGAAAGTTAGATTCCAAGGGACAATATTCTATCAGCTTTAAACCGGATAAATCGGATGCGGATTCCGTTTATACGATCATTGCTTCCGTTCAATCCGAGGACATGACCTTGGATGGATCTGCTTCTTTCTCCGTAAATCGAAGCGCTTTCTTTGTTCGGATCTCCAAGGATAACTCGGTATACGAACCTGGAAAAGAAGCAAAGTTAACCGTAAGCTTGATCGCTTATGATAAAACTTTGAGCGAAGTGGAACGCCAGAAGATGGTGGGAAACAGAAATGTGGATCTTATCCTTTATAATCGGGACATCCAATTCGTAAGAGAAGCAAATCGTTCTAAAATTTCCTCCTTGTCCGTAATGACTTCCGCTTCGGGTGTCGGGACAGCTTCTTTTACAATTCCTAAAAGAGGACAATTCGTATTGGTCGCTGAGACAAAAGATCCGAATGGGAATTTGACTAAGTCCGAAACATTCTTTTGGGCTTCTTCCGTTTCCGACTCTATCGAAATTCCTTTCAAGGATATCACTCTCAAGCCTGGTAAGGATATTTATTCCGTGGGAGATACTGCGGAAATCCTGGTTTTAAGTCCAGTTTCCAACGGACATATGGTTTTGACCTTAGAAGGAAATCGTATCTTCAAAAAAGAAGTGGTGAAGATGAAAGGGAACGCTTTAAAATATACGGTCCCGATCACTGCAGAGATGAGCCCGAACTTTACATTATCTGCGGTTCAGTTTTCCGGAAACGATGTTTATAAAAGCCAAGTAAGAGTGGTCGCTCCTCCCGAGCAGAAGTTCCTGAAAGTGGGGCTGGACCCCGGACGTAAGGTATATCGTCCTGGTGATAAAGCGGAGATCCGTCTGAAAACCACAGGCCTCGGAGGCAACGGAGTTTCTGCTGAGGTTTCTCTCGCGATCGTAGACGAGGCGATCTATCAGATCAAAGAGGAGAAGACCCCAAATATAGGGACCTTCTTCTATCATCCAAGAAGAAATAACGTGCAGACAACGTTGGCATCCGCATATAAGTTTTTCGGATATTCGGAAAATAAAAGATTAAAACTGGCCTTGGGTAAAAAAGGGGAATCGGTTTATTCCGCAATGAAAAACGAGGACCAAGCACGGGATCGCTTTAAAGATACGAGTTATTGGAATGCAAAAGTAAAAACCGGACCGGATGGAACTGCGACAGTTAGTTTTAATCTTCCGGATAATTTGACTTCTTGGAGGGTAACTGCGATTGCGATCACTCCTGATACGAAAGTAGGAAAAGGCCAAACCAGTTTTGTTACTAAAAAAGATCTGATGATCTTAGGTGGAATGCCAAGATTCATCATCAAAGGAGAAACCCAAAAAGTTTCTGCTACGATTTCCAACCAATCTCCAAGTAAACTTCCAATCAAAGTTACTATAAAAGCGGAAGGCGCAAAAATTTTAGGGAACTCCGAAACTACGATCCATTTGGAGCCTGGTCAAAACCAATCTTTACATTTCGATGTGCAAACACTTGCAGATCCTAAGATCAAATCCGCAAAGATCAGCATTCTTGCCGCAGGTTCCGGTTACCAAGATCTACTAAAATCCGAGATCCCACTCAAGACTTGGGGATTGCCTAAAACGATTTCGGATAGTTTAGGAATGGAAGAAGGAGAACATTCAGGAGTTCTAAACTTAGAGGCACCTAAGGAATTAGGAGATCCTCGTTTGGAGGTCCGACTCAGTCCCGCTTCCTTACCTGCTTTAAGACAATCCTTAGATTATCTTGCCGATTACCCTTATGGTTGTGTAGAACAAACCATGAGCAGATTCTACCCTCTATTATCCGCTCAGAAAGCCGGCTTCATCAATGAAAGGCTTAGGAAAGAACTTCCTAAGATGATAGATGTCGGCTTAAAAAGAGTGTCGGAACTCCAACGCACAGATGGGGGATTCGGCTGGTTCGAAGGTGGGGTAGAAAGTGATGTTCTGATGTCCGCTTATGTTTACAGAGGATTGGCGGTTAGCCAGAAAAACGGCGCCAAGGTTTCTGCTCCGGTATTGAATAGAGCGAGAGCTTATTTGTACGATGTTTTGGGCAAAGGCGATCTTTCTCCGAATGCAAAAGCATATATAATTTTCTCCTTAAGTGAAGGAGGAAATGTTGAAGATTCTATCGTGGATGGTTTGGTGAAGTCTTCCGCCAAACTAAATCAATACGGACAGGCTTTACTTTCATTAATATTAGCTAATAAAGGTAAAAAGGCGGAAGCCTCTACCTGGTTCAAAAAAGGAGTGGAGTCGAGCGGATTCGGTAAAAAACCGTTCTTTAAACTCACTTCTTACGGTAAAAATCCTCGTTGGGAAGAAGATAGGATCGAAACCATCTCCGCACTCTTAAGCGCAGGAGTTCGATTGGGAGAAGATAAGGTCATTCTTGCCAATCTTGCTTCTTCTCTTTTATCCAATCGTATCGAGTTAGCTTGGAATAATTCAAGAGATACTTCGGCGGCTGTATTGGCATTGTCCGAATTTTTAGCCTCTATCCGTGAGTCAGAAACTCCTGCAAATGTGGAGGTTGTCTTGAACGGAACCAGTTTGAAAACTGTTACTCTTCCTCCGAACTCGGAGCAAGGAGAATTGTATAAGATCCCGATCCCTTCCGAGTTGATCCGTTCCGGTCCGAACAAGGTGGAAGTTTTGAAGAAGGACGGGCCCGTTCTTTATGCGACTGCTTCCTTGTATTACACGGATCGAAGTAAAAAGATCCAAGCTTACACCAATGGTATCAAGGTAAAGCGCACCTATTATAAATTAAAAGTGGATTCGAATGATATCACTCCTGTGGAATCCAAAACTTTCCAAGCAGGCGATCTAGTCATGGTAGAAGTTTCGGTCCAGAAAGAAGGCGACGCGGATTCTTACTTCCAAGTTGAAGATTCTCTATTGCCTGGATTCTCATTTTTACAAAGAGATGCGGAGTATTATGCGGGCGATCTCAAGATGGAATATCTAAGTCGCCAAGTTTATGACGATAAAGCCGTGTTCTTTGTCGGAGGTCCTACAAAAGAATTTAAGGTCCGATACTTTATTAGAGCAGAAGTAGGCGGGAAGTATAAGGTGATACCAGCCAGAGCGTCCTTAATGTATTATTCGGAAGTAACAGGAGCGAGTTCAGACGATGAAATTAATGTTCAATAA
- a CDS encoding YfaP family protein, with product MFNNLLLSALLLFGSATFAQTVTIDSPHGGFTTERIQNVSGSVSGNLEKATIVINGIPQSIRLHGGKFSLSTVVAPGTNLIEVKAGNASDRVSFFAAVPPRDIKVVLTWDTATDVDLWVLDPTGEKCFYANRSTKSGGNLDVDVVDGYGPETFTMSKALPGNYSVQVQYYGSYDKPVTRVNVYVVLNEGKPNEKRKQFQFVMTRSQQVYHIANFEIDPES from the coding sequence ATGTTCAATAATCTACTTTTAAGCGCTCTTTTACTTTTCGGATCCGCTACATTTGCGCAGACCGTGACGATAGATTCTCCTCACGGTGGATTCACGACGGAACGGATCCAAAATGTTTCCGGTTCCGTTAGCGGAAATCTGGAAAAGGCGACTATCGTGATCAACGGAATTCCTCAGTCGATCCGTTTACACGGGGGGAAATTTTCCTTAAGTACTGTGGTTGCTCCGGGAACAAATCTGATTGAAGTCAAAGCAGGCAATGCAAGCGATCGAGTTTCCTTTTTCGCAGCCGTTCCACCTAGAGATATCAAAGTTGTCCTTACCTGGGACACTGCGACAGATGTAGACCTTTGGGTTCTAGATCCTACCGGTGAAAAATGTTTTTATGCAAATCGCTCCACCAAGTCCGGGGGAAATTTGGATGTGGACGTAGTGGATGGATATGGGCCGGAAACCTTTACCATGTCCAAGGCGCTACCGGGGAATTATTCCGTTCAAGTTCAGTACTATGGTTCTTATGATAAGCCGGTAACAAGAGTCAATGTATACGTCGTTCTAAACGAAGGAAAGCCGAACGAAAAAAGAAAACAATTCCAGTTCGTGATGACCCGTTCCCAACAAGTGTACCATATTGCGAATTTTGAGATAGATCCGGAATCTTAA
- a CDS encoding DUF2135 domain-containing protein, whose amino-acid sequence MLFFDRNSSYGKSSRGLGTSILASLVFIYSFSIMYLDAETVSIDSPHGGFTTERIQKISGTVTGANPEKVTVVINGIPQMVPLYAGKFSFSTVASPGDNLVEVRAGKAYDKVSFFAKVPPRDIKVVLTWDTASYTDLWVIDPNGEKCYWAHTSTKSGGNLVYDDATFAPQTFTMSKALPGNYAVQAQYYAPFNAQVTRAKVYVVLYEGTPREKRKQYQFTMTKAQQVYHLGNFEIEPD is encoded by the coding sequence ATGCTATTTTTCGATCGGAATAGTTCTTATGGAAAATCGAGCAGAGGCCTCGGAACAAGTATCCTGGCTTCTCTCGTCTTTATATATTCTTTTTCCATAATGTATTTGGATGCGGAAACCGTTTCGATCGATTCTCCTCACGGAGGTTTTACTACGGAAAGGATCCAAAAAATTTCCGGAACCGTAACAGGGGCAAATCCTGAAAAAGTCACTGTCGTGATCAATGGGATCCCTCAGATGGTGCCATTGTATGCAGGAAAATTTTCTTTTAGCACCGTGGCTTCTCCCGGAGACAATCTTGTAGAAGTCCGTGCCGGTAAGGCTTACGATAAGGTCAGCTTTTTTGCAAAGGTTCCTCCTCGAGATATCAAAGTGGTTTTGACCTGGGATACTGCGAGTTATACGGATCTTTGGGTAATCGATCCTAACGGAGAGAAGTGTTACTGGGCCCACACTTCCACCAAGTCGGGAGGTAATCTTGTATATGATGATGCTACTTTTGCACCTCAGACTTTTACCATGTCCAAGGCCTTGCCCGGCAATTATGCAGTCCAAGCACAGTACTATGCTCCGTTTAACGCTCAGGTTACCAGAGCCAAAGTTTATGTAGTCCTTTATGAAGGAACTCCCCGAGAAAAAAGAAAACAATACCAATTCACTATGACCAAGGCCCAGCAAGTCTATCATCTGGGTAATTTTGAGATAGAGCCGGATTGA
- a CDS encoding penicillin-binding transpeptidase domain-containing protein: MYRKVYYKIVILSALFLLYGASLEAAPKFSYSHLDEAVKEFESKNSASSVVLMEMDSGKVEYIYRPEITISKKLPPGSLVKTFSALTLLKYKDKLGFSPEKKILCKGRFYPKENLTPTKSDLNTFHLPQDENGKEYLRCSLAKGHGEMDLRSALVQSCNVYFLTSASSYPDLFYSKLYEDWSLGKSTKSRLDPYIEPSDTNFISISPLRKVAASIGEGGLLLSPLKISQLYSSIWKEGPRLSPYWGQGKEPLRSEENPYAGQDLRWITSVLSEVPKSGTLKDLNVPEKGNLEVLGGKTGTGTKFMHKYETHGWTVLSFRKDRKSYVLTVFVENGSGGNQAKSLASILLDKIDPKSKDSAIKSGR, from the coding sequence ATGTACAGGAAGGTATATTATAAAATCGTGATTTTGTCCGCTTTGTTCCTTCTTTATGGGGCAAGTCTCGAGGCGGCTCCTAAATTTTCTTATTCTCATTTAGATGAGGCCGTAAAAGAATTCGAATCTAAAAATTCCGCATCTTCGGTGGTATTGATGGAAATGGATTCCGGAAAAGTGGAATATATCTATAGACCGGAGATCACTATTTCTAAAAAATTGCCTCCCGGTTCTTTGGTAAAAACCTTCTCCGCTTTAACGTTATTAAAGTATAAAGACAAACTCGGATTTTCTCCCGAAAAAAAGATCTTATGTAAGGGTAGATTTTATCCTAAAGAAAATTTAACTCCCACTAAATCGGATCTAAACACATTTCATTTGCCTCAGGACGAAAATGGAAAAGAATATTTGAGATGTTCTTTGGCAAAAGGTCATGGAGAAATGGATCTGAGATCCGCTTTGGTGCAATCTTGTAACGTATATTTTCTAACGAGCGCCTCCTCGTATCCTGATCTTTTCTATTCGAAGTTGTACGAGGACTGGAGTTTAGGAAAATCCACGAAGTCCAGATTGGATCCTTATATAGAACCTTCTGATACAAATTTTATATCGATCAGTCCTCTACGAAAAGTAGCTGCTTCTATCGGAGAAGGAGGGCTTCTCTTAAGTCCTTTAAAAATTTCACAGTTGTATTCTTCGATATGGAAAGAAGGACCGAGACTTTCCCCTTATTGGGGACAAGGAAAAGAACCTCTCCGATCCGAAGAAAATCCTTATGCGGGACAGGATTTGAGATGGATCACCTCCGTTCTATCAGAGGTCCCAAAATCCGGAACTTTAAAAGATTTGAATGTTCCTGAAAAAGGAAACTTGGAGGTCCTGGGTGGCAAAACCGGGACTGGAACCAAATTTATGCATAAATATGAGACGCATGGATGGACAGTATTATCTTTTCGTAAAGATCGAAAATCGTATGTGCTGACCGTTTTTGTGGAAAATGGGTCAGGAGGAAATCAAGCTAAATCTTTGGCTTCTATTCTTCTGGATAAGATCGATCCTAAAAGTAAAGATTCTGCAATAAAATCAGGTAGATAA
- a CDS encoding SpoIID/LytB domain-containing protein: MNRLSKLACLGFLFLSTSLFADTVPNKIRIGILSKYSPESVRIIVKNARIQSLGKNSLEKDKTILVRSEENEIRIIDGTKNSRSEHILFSGGEYELEVPKDQTPKKYSGDLEITSSKGKLKLILTVPLEEYVGIGMVSEFGDLFYPKNEKDPNPNWKQEYSIAASAMIRSYALANLGRHSKEGHDLCDLTHCLQFSGKLKKENIQFTPYKKILLQDKGGKVLETFFHSTCGGNLSSPSVLWKNFKNPQYYRSGPDTKNGEIQCKNSPYFSWETFISKEEMGSALEAKQLTELEPKYSEFRITSLEYKDYSGKKNIQASEFLSKIGRKLGWNKTKSNDFKIETSARGFYFKGKGFGHGIGLCQYGAREMAFRGAKSEEILHFYFPGAELRKIP; this comes from the coding sequence ATGAATCGCCTTTCCAAACTTGCTTGTTTGGGTTTTCTATTCTTATCTACTTCTCTATTTGCAGATACGGTCCCGAATAAGATCAGAATAGGAATCTTATCTAAATATTCTCCGGAGAGTGTGCGGATCATCGTCAAAAACGCCAGAATACAATCCTTAGGGAAAAATAGTTTAGAAAAAGATAAAACGATCTTGGTCAGATCGGAAGAAAATGAAATCAGAATAATAGACGGAACCAAAAACTCAAGATCGGAACATATCCTTTTTTCAGGTGGAGAATACGAACTTGAAGTTCCCAAAGACCAGACTCCTAAAAAATATTCTGGAGATCTGGAAATCACTTCTTCCAAAGGAAAACTAAAACTCATACTTACCGTCCCGTTAGAAGAATACGTAGGGATCGGAATGGTCTCGGAATTCGGAGACTTATTTTATCCTAAAAATGAAAAAGATCCAAATCCGAACTGGAAGCAGGAATATTCTATCGCTGCATCCGCAATGATCCGCTCTTACGCTCTCGCAAACTTAGGAAGACATTCCAAAGAAGGTCACGATCTTTGCGATCTAACCCATTGTCTCCAATTTTCAGGAAAATTAAAAAAGGAGAATATTCAATTCACTCCATATAAAAAAATACTTCTGCAAGATAAAGGTGGGAAAGTTTTAGAGACATTCTTTCATTCTACTTGCGGAGGAAATTTGTCTTCTCCTTCCGTTCTTTGGAAGAATTTCAAAAATCCACAATATTATAGATCCGGTCCCGATACCAAAAATGGAGAGATTCAATGTAAAAATTCTCCTTACTTCTCCTGGGAAACTTTTATTTCGAAAGAAGAAATGGGATCCGCCTTGGAAGCGAAACAGTTAACCGAATTAGAGCCTAAGTATTCGGAATTCAGAATAACATCCTTAGAATATAAGGATTATTCCGGAAAAAAGAATATCCAAGCCTCCGAATTTTTATCTAAGATCGGCAGAAAGTTAGGCTGGAATAAAACCAAGAGTAATGATTTTAAGATCGAAACAAGCGCTCGAGGATTTTATTTCAAAGGAAAAGGTTTTGGGCATGGGATCGGTCTTTGCCAATACGGAGCAAGAGAAATGGCGTTTCGGGGAGCAAAATCGGAGGAGATACTTCATTTTTATTTTCCAGGCGCGGAACTGAGGAAAATCCCTTGA
- a CDS encoding 4Fe-4S dicluster domain-containing protein, producing the protein MNRKDFFRKGLAKAFSVMEEGVNEISETWKSSVGEVSKAEPEKVAPKKTQIKVPKPKIVKSKFKGFRNLQFPPGADAKGKRFFSKCTACSDCIYACPYSVLFPVPDDKTGKHFPRMDVNLNACMLCKDYPCISACETGALLPYKKNESPKFGKAKGFFQHCINSRTGEKTCETCAITCPIPNVVRFKGNKPSFSQDCVGCGLCVSSCPTFPKAIQVQ; encoded by the coding sequence ATGAACCGAAAAGACTTCTTCCGGAAAGGCTTAGCAAAAGCTTTTTCCGTAATGGAAGAAGGTGTAAATGAAATTTCCGAAACTTGGAAATCATCTGTAGGGGAAGTTAGTAAGGCGGAACCGGAAAAAGTCGCGCCTAAAAAAACCCAGATCAAAGTCCCAAAACCTAAAATAGTCAAAAGTAAATTTAAAGGATTTCGAAATTTACAATTCCCTCCTGGAGCGGATGCGAAAGGAAAACGATTCTTCTCCAAATGTACTGCTTGCAGCGATTGTATCTATGCCTGCCCTTATTCGGTCCTGTTTCCGGTGCCTGATGATAAAACAGGCAAACATTTTCCTCGTATGGATGTGAATCTGAATGCATGTATGTTATGCAAAGATTATCCGTGTATCTCAGCCTGTGAGACGGGTGCACTTTTACCTTATAAAAAAAATGAGTCTCCTAAATTCGGAAAGGCAAAAGGTTTCTTCCAACATTGTATCAATTCCAGAACGGGAGAAAAAACCTGCGAGACCTGCGCAATCACTTGTCCGATCCCGAATGTAGTCCGGTTCAAAGGAAATAAACCGAGTTTCTCCCAAGACTGCGTGGGTTGCGGTTTATGTGTTTCTTCATGTCCCACGTTCCCAAAGGCGATCCAAGTACAATGA
- the murA gene encoding UDP-N-acetylglucosamine 1-carboxyvinyltransferase, producing the protein MSSPYFKIIGKNPLHGTVMPQGNKNEALPILGAVCLVPGEVIIENIPQISDVLMLMDVLRHLGMEVEDKGEGTYLFRNNGDLKSDLPAELCSKIRGAVTLAGPILAKTGRVFLPRPGGDKIGRRRMDTHLLALQALGAQIEVFPDGYEIRGDRLRGTDLLMDEASVTATENAVMAAVLSEGTTVLRHAASEPHVQRLCKFLVSAGAKISGIGSNILTIEGVNSLKTPNKPHRIGSDYLEIGSFISLAAVTGGEIFIGDVELEDIRMIRMVYSRLGIEVRPQDGGILVPSDQKMEIIPDYHGATPKIDDSPWPGFPADMTSVALVTATQCKGTVLIHEKMFESRLFFVDNIISMGAQIILCDPHRAIVIGPNRLYGQKVASPDIRAGMAMIIAALCAEGTSSIHNIVQIDRGFQNIDTRLRSLGAHIERIGEE; encoded by the coding sequence ATGAGCTCTCCATACTTCAAAATTATCGGTAAAAATCCTCTTCACGGAACTGTAATGCCACAAGGGAACAAAAACGAGGCCTTACCTATTTTAGGGGCCGTCTGTTTAGTTCCTGGCGAAGTAATTATCGAAAACATTCCCCAGATCTCGGACGTACTTATGCTCATGGACGTTCTACGCCATTTAGGAATGGAAGTAGAAGATAAGGGAGAAGGAACCTATTTATTCAGAAATAACGGAGATCTAAAGTCGGATCTTCCTGCGGAACTTTGTTCCAAGATCAGAGGGGCGGTCACACTTGCAGGTCCCATTCTAGCCAAAACAGGTAGAGTGTTTTTACCAAGACCGGGTGGAGATAAGATCGGACGAAGAAGAATGGACACTCATCTTCTCGCGCTCCAAGCCTTAGGCGCTCAGATAGAAGTATTCCCTGACGGTTACGAAATCAGAGGAGACAGGCTCAGAGGCACAGACCTTCTTATGGACGAGGCTTCCGTTACTGCCACAGAAAACGCGGTTATGGCGGCGGTACTTTCCGAAGGCACCACCGTCTTACGTCATGCGGCAAGCGAGCCCCATGTACAGAGGCTTTGTAAATTTTTAGTTTCTGCCGGCGCGAAAATTTCAGGGATCGGTTCGAACATTCTTACGATCGAAGGTGTAAATTCCTTAAAAACTCCGAATAAACCTCATAGGATCGGTTCCGATTATTTAGAGATCGGAAGTTTTATCAGTTTGGCCGCGGTCACCGGCGGAGAAATTTTTATCGGCGATGTGGAGCTGGAAGATATCCGAATGATCCGCATGGTATATTCTCGCTTGGGGATCGAAGTTCGTCCGCAAGACGGAGGTATCTTAGTTCCTTCCGACCAAAAAATGGAGATCATTCCGGATTATCACGGAGCCACTCCTAAAATAGACGATTCTCCTTGGCCTGGTTTCCCTGCGGATATGACTTCCGTTGCGTTAGTCACTGCTACACAATGTAAAGGAACAGTACTCATTCATGAAAAAATGTTCGAATCCAGATTATTTTTCGTGGATAATATCATCTCCATGGGCGCTCAAATTATACTTTGCGATCCGCATAGAGCGATCGTGATCGGACCGAATCGTCTTTATGGTCAAAAAGTAGCCAGTCCCGATATCAGAGCAGGCATGGCAATGATCATTGCAGCTCTTTGTGCAGAAGGTACAAGCTCCATCCATAATATCGTCCAAATAGACAGAGGATTCCAAAACATAGATACCAGACTTAGATCTCTAGGCGCTCATATTGAGAGGATAGGTGAAGAATGA